The segment CATGTTGGCGGCTGCAGCGATCAACAGTTTCCGGGGATTGGAGGGACAGATCGCCTACGCGGAGTCGAAAAACATCGAATACGCGGAATATCTGGTCCCGTTCTCGAGCGGCATGCTCGCGTTCGGGAGCCTCGGGATCGTCCTCTGGCGGTTCCCGAGACTCGCGACGGGGGCCGTCGTGACGTTCTTCGCGGCGGTGACCCCGACGATGCACGATTTCTGGACCGCATCGGGCCAGGAGAGGCAGAACGAACTGAACCACTTCATCAAGAACGGTGC is part of the Halalkalicoccus sp. NIPERK01 genome and harbors:
- a CDS encoding DoxX family protein, which gives rise to MSGTRTTGSGTAGRDPPALLGRLLFGGMLAAAAINSFRGLEGQIAYAESKNIEYAEYLVPFSSGMLAFGSLGIVLWRFPRLATGAVVTFFAAVTPTMHDFWTASGQERQNELNHFIKNGAMLGAALAFLRRASRQS